A single Comamonas sp. NLF-1-9 DNA region contains:
- a CDS encoding amino acid ABC transporter substrate-binding protein, translated as MKKFAAVALLSLGVVLAGCSKQEVAETAPAAAAEPAPAAVTKIVVGLDDNFPPMGFRDDKNELVGFDIDMAKEAAKRLGLEVSFKPIDWSAKEAELSGKRVDVLWNGLTITEERKQNIAFTAPYMENHQIIVVAADSGIKTKADLEGKVVGAQEGSSAVDAAKKDEAVFKSFKEFKTFGDNVTALMDLSAGRLQAVVVDEVVGRYYVAKKPDQYSVLDEHFGTEDYGVGLRKEDGELLAKLDKVLGDMKQDGAAAKISEQWFGKNIVK; from the coding sequence ATGAAGAAATTTGCCGCTGTCGCCCTGTTGAGCCTGGGCGTGGTTCTTGCCGGTTGCTCCAAGCAAGAGGTGGCCGAGACCGCCCCCGCCGCAGCCGCCGAGCCCGCGCCCGCCGCCGTGACCAAGATCGTGGTCGGGCTGGACGACAACTTCCCGCCCATGGGTTTTCGCGACGACAAGAACGAACTCGTCGGCTTTGACATCGACATGGCCAAAGAGGCCGCCAAGCGCCTGGGCCTGGAGGTGAGCTTCAAGCCGATCGACTGGAGCGCCAAGGAGGCCGAGCTCTCGGGCAAGCGCGTGGACGTGCTCTGGAACGGCCTGACGATTACCGAAGAGCGCAAGCAGAACATCGCCTTTACCGCGCCCTACATGGAAAACCACCAGATCATCGTGGTGGCGGCCGATTCGGGCATCAAGACCAAGGCCGACCTGGAGGGCAAGGTCGTGGGCGCGCAAGAGGGCTCGAGCGCCGTGGACGCGGCCAAGAAGGACGAGGCGGTGTTCAAGTCCTTCAAGGAATTCAAGACCTTCGGTGACAACGTGACCGCGCTGATGGACTTGTCCGCCGGCCGCCTGCAGGCCGTGGTGGTCGACGAGGTGGTGGGCCGCTACTACGTGGCCAAGAAGCCCGACCAGTACAGCGTGCTGGACGAGCACTTCGGCACCGAGGACTACGGTGTGGGCCTGCGCAAGGAGGACGGCGAACTGCTTGCCAAGCTGGACAAGGTGCTCGGCGACATGAAGCAGGACGGCGCGGCGGCGAAGATCTCCGAGCAGTGGTTCGGCAAGAACATAGTCAAGTAA
- a CDS encoding SAM-dependent methyltransferase has protein sequence MTRKQAIDAAQARQAVLAELRPGQSLELLQALHILTRDGLMNQDSRRKLKQVYHLYQFIAPLLDELAHAGHAPLLADHGAGKSYLGFILYDLFFKPLGRGQVVGIEWRAELVQRSRELAQRLGFERMRFLDMAVADAAARADLPACFDIVTALHACDTATDDAIDFGLAKQARAMVLVPCCQAEVARGLRQNKALNLARTPLAELWRHPIHTRELGSQITNVLRCLRLEASGYQVTVTELVGWEHSLKNELIIARYHGQRKRSAQQRLAAILDEFGLRQQLGARFGAPPIEAGAGVHPKPQQGE, from the coding sequence ATGACGCGCAAACAGGCGATCGACGCCGCGCAGGCACGCCAGGCGGTGCTGGCCGAGCTGCGCCCGGGGCAGTCGCTGGAGCTGCTGCAGGCGTTGCACATCCTGACGCGCGACGGCCTGATGAACCAGGACTCGCGGCGCAAGCTCAAGCAGGTCTATCACCTCTACCAGTTCATCGCGCCGCTGCTGGACGAGCTGGCGCACGCTGGCCATGCGCCCTTGCTGGCTGACCATGGCGCGGGCAAATCCTACCTTGGCTTCATCCTCTACGACCTGTTTTTCAAACCGCTGGGGCGCGGGCAAGTGGTCGGCATCGAATGGCGCGCCGAGCTGGTGCAGCGCTCGCGCGAGCTGGCGCAGCGCCTGGGTTTTGAGCGCATGCGCTTTCTGGACATGGCGGTGGCCGACGCGGCCGCGCGGGCCGATCTGCCCGCGTGCTTCGACATCGTCACCGCGCTGCATGCCTGCGACACCGCTACCGACGACGCGATCGACTTCGGCCTGGCCAAGCAGGCGCGCGCCATGGTGCTCGTGCCCTGCTGCCAGGCAGAGGTCGCGCGCGGCCTGCGCCAGAACAAGGCGCTGAACCTGGCGCGCACGCCGCTGGCCGAGCTTTGGCGCCACCCGATTCATACGCGCGAGCTCGGCAGCCAGATTACCAACGTGCTGCGCTGCCTGCGCCTGGAGGCAAGCGGCTACCAGGTAACGGTGACCGAGCTCGTGGGCTGGGAGCACAGCCTGAAGAACGAGTTGATCATCGCGCGCTACCACGGCCAGAGAAAGCGCAGCGCCCAGCAGCGGCTTGCTGCAATCCTGGACGAGTTCGGCCTGCGCCAGCAACTGGGCGCGCGCTTCGGGGCGCCGCCGATCGAAGCCGGCGCTGGCGTCCACCCCAAGCCGCAGCAGGGCGAATAG
- a CDS encoding CynX/NimT family MFS transporter, whose protein sequence is MKPAAEPGARIALVVILAGVAAALHVAKLPPAVPVLQRELGITLVQAGFLLSLVQLASMALGIVAGLVGDGIGLRRSMLTGLGLLTAAGFAGGFADGVQALLLLRAVEGLGFLMTTVPAPTLIARSVPPASRTRVLGFWGTFMPLGTALALLTGPDVMARIDWPGWWWLIAAISLAMAVWLALSVPPDPPRAGGDHGWPRRLRRTLGARGPWLLALTFAVYSAQWLSVIGFLPVLYAASGWSGTLGAVLTAGVAAINMVGNVAAGRLLSRGVAPRRVLWAAFGAMALGVFLAFATPTAQAPLLRYGGALLFSCLGGMIPGALFGLAPRLAPDVQTVSPTMGWMLQWSAIGQFVGPPFVAWVASLAGGWQWTWLILGSCSLCGAGLAWALQRQLQRSEAQAGAAGA, encoded by the coding sequence ATGAAGCCTGCGGCCGAGCCGGGCGCGCGCATCGCGCTGGTCGTCATCCTCGCCGGGGTGGCCGCCGCCCTGCATGTCGCCAAGCTGCCGCCGGCGGTGCCGGTGCTGCAGCGCGAGCTGGGCATCACCCTGGTGCAGGCCGGCTTTCTGCTGTCGCTGGTGCAGCTCGCCTCGATGGCGCTGGGCATCGTCGCCGGGCTGGTGGGCGATGGCATCGGACTGCGGCGCAGCATGCTCACGGGCCTGGGACTGCTCACCGCGGCCGGCTTTGCCGGCGGTTTTGCCGACGGCGTGCAGGCGCTGCTGCTGCTGCGCGCGGTCGAGGGCCTGGGCTTTCTCATGACCACGGTGCCCGCGCCCACACTGATCGCGCGCAGCGTGCCGCCCGCCAGCCGCACGCGGGTGCTGGGCTTCTGGGGCACCTTCATGCCGCTGGGCACGGCGCTTGCGCTGCTCACCGGGCCCGACGTCATGGCGCGGATCGACTGGCCGGGCTGGTGGTGGCTGATTGCCGCGATCTCGCTGGCCATGGCCGTCTGGCTTGCGCTCAGCGTGCCGCCCGACCCGCCGCGCGCCGGCGGCGACCACGGCTGGCCCAGGCGCCTGCGGCGCACGCTGGGCGCACGTGGGCCCTGGCTGTTGGCGCTGACTTTTGCGGTCTATTCCGCGCAGTGGCTGTCGGTGATCGGTTTTTTGCCCGTGCTCTATGCCGCCTCGGGCTGGAGCGGCACGCTGGGCGCGGTGCTGACCGCGGGTGTGGCGGCGATCAACATGGTAGGCAACGTGGCGGCCGGGCGCCTGCTCTCGCGCGGCGTGGCGCCGCGCCGGGTGCTTTGGGCCGCGTTTGGCGCCATGGCGCTGGGCGTATTCCTGGCGTTTGCCACGCCAACGGCGCAGGCGCCGCTGCTGCGCTATGGCGGAGCGCTGCTGTTTTCCTGTCTGGGCGGCATGATTCCGGGTGCCTTGTTCGGCCTGGCGCCGCGGCTGGCGCCGGACGTGCAGACCGTCTCGCCCACCATGGGCTGGATGCTGCAGTGGTCGGCCATAGGCCAGTTTGTCGGCCCGCCCTTCGTCGCTTGGGTAGCGAGTCTTGCGGGCGGCTGGCAGTGGACCTGGCTGATTCTGGGCTCGTGCAGCCTGTGTGGCGCAGGCCTGGCCTGGGCGCTGCAGCGGCAATTGCAGCGCAGCGAGGCGCAAGCGGGCGCGGCCGGTGCTTGA
- a CDS encoding deoxyguanosinetriphosphate triphosphohydrolase produces MNSVLAPYACDPAHTRGRRWPVAPDATRSDYQRDRDRIVHSSAFRRLEYKTQVFVNHEGDLFRTRLTHSLEVAQLGRSIARSLKLNEDLVEAVCLAHDLGHTPFGHAGQEALNDCMRDWGGFEHNLQSLRVVDRLEQRYPAYDGLNLTFEAREGILKHCSRRNAEQLEALEPGGVGERFVLGRQPSLEAQLCNLADAIAYNAHDVDDGVRSNLLSLEQLAEVPLVARYLAQVAERYPALKDAAALARGERRLLYETIRRMLSDQVYDVIATTGAAVQAAAPASVDAVRGLPPLVAFSPAMRADVQQLQRFLLAKLYRHPQVLATMDAAQQVVRELFAAYRGDARQLPARQAAHARAAAGEARRMRVVADFIAGMTDRFALREHERLTGRRLLA; encoded by the coding sequence ATGAATAGTGTTCTTGCGCCCTACGCTTGCGATCCGGCGCATACGCGCGGGCGGCGCTGGCCGGTGGCGCCGGACGCCACGCGCAGCGACTACCAGCGCGACCGCGACCGCATCGTGCATTCCTCGGCCTTTCGTCGGCTGGAGTACAAGACCCAGGTCTTCGTCAACCACGAGGGTGATCTGTTTCGCACGCGCCTCACGCACTCGCTGGAGGTCGCGCAGCTCGGCCGCTCGATCGCGCGTTCGCTCAAGCTCAATGAAGACCTGGTGGAGGCAGTCTGCCTGGCGCACGACCTCGGGCACACGCCGTTTGGCCATGCGGGGCAGGAGGCGCTCAACGACTGCATGCGCGACTGGGGGGGCTTCGAGCACAACCTGCAAAGCCTGCGTGTGGTCGACCGGCTGGAGCAGCGCTACCCCGCCTACGACGGCCTGAACCTCACCTTCGAAGCGCGCGAGGGCATCCTCAAGCACTGCTCGCGGCGCAACGCCGAGCAGCTTGAGGCGCTGGAGCCCGGCGGCGTGGGCGAGCGCTTTGTGCTCGGCCGCCAGCCCAGCCTGGAGGCGCAGCTGTGCAATCTGGCCGACGCCATCGCCTACAACGCGCACGACGTGGACGACGGCGTGCGCTCCAACCTGCTCTCGCTGGAGCAGCTCGCCGAGGTGCCGCTGGTGGCGCGCTACCTGGCCCAGGTGGCTGAGCGCTATCCGGCGCTGAAGGACGCTGCGGCGCTGGCACGCGGCGAGCGCCGGCTGCTGTACGAAACCATACGCCGCATGCTCAGCGACCAGGTGTACGACGTGATCGCGACCACCGGCGCGGCGGTACAGGCCGCCGCGCCCGCAAGCGTGGATGCGGTGCGCGGTCTGCCGCCGCTGGTGGCGTTTTCGCCGGCGATGCGCGCCGATGTGCAGCAGTTGCAGCGATTTCTGCTTGCCAAGCTCTACCGCCATCCGCAGGTGCTGGCCACCATGGACGCGGCCCAGCAGGTGGTGCGAGAGCTGTTTGCCGCCTACCGGGGCGATGCGCGGCAACTGCCCGCACGCCAGGCAGCGCACGCCCGGGCCGCCGCGGGCGAAGCGCGGCGCATGCGCGTGGTGGCGGACTTCATCGCCGGCATGACAGACCGCTTTGCGCTGCGCGAGCACGAGCGCCTGACCGGTCGGCGGCTGCTTGCATGA
- the aroB gene encoding 3-dehydroquinate synthase, with translation MTAIHHTVAIELGERSYSIEIADALITQDHAQGLAFPAATAAMIVSNTLVQPLYAQALAERLRPHYGRLHTVTLPDGEAHKDWQTLNLIFQALLTHGCDRKTVLFALGGGVVGDMTGFAAACYMRGVPFVQVPTTLLAQVDSSVGGKTAINHPLGKNMIGAFYQPRLVVCDLSTLDTLPERELSAGLAEVIKYGPIADMAFFDWLEAHMDALRARDKAALAHVVKRCCEIKADVVAQDERESGLRAILNFGHTFGHAIETGMGYGVWLHGEGVAAGMVMAAELSLRLGLVDGRFVQRLRALLARAGLPTQAPVLDAQDNAGRYLELMRVDKKAEAGEIRFVLIDGPGRALVRPAPDALVREVIDACCVA, from the coding sequence ATGACCGCCATCCATCACACCGTTGCCATCGAGCTGGGAGAGCGCAGCTACTCCATCGAGATCGCCGACGCTTTGATCACGCAGGACCATGCCCAAGGCCTTGCCTTTCCTGCGGCAACGGCGGCCATGATCGTGAGCAACACGCTCGTGCAGCCGCTCTACGCGCAGGCCCTGGCCGAGCGCCTGCGCCCGCACTATGGGCGGCTGCACACCGTCACCCTCCCCGACGGCGAAGCGCACAAGGACTGGCAAACCCTCAACCTGATCTTCCAAGCCCTGCTCACCCACGGCTGCGACCGCAAGACGGTGTTGTTCGCGCTCGGCGGCGGGGTGGTCGGTGACATGACCGGCTTTGCCGCCGCCTGCTACATGCGCGGCGTGCCCTTCGTGCAGGTGCCGACGACCTTGCTTGCGCAGGTGGACTCCAGCGTCGGCGGCAAGACCGCGATCAACCATCCGCTGGGCAAGAACATGATCGGGGCCTTCTACCAGCCGAGGCTGGTGGTCTGCGACCTGTCCACGCTCGATACGCTGCCCGAGCGCGAGCTGTCGGCGGGCCTGGCCGAGGTGATCAAGTACGGGCCGATCGCCGACATGGCCTTTTTTGACTGGCTGGAGGCGCACATGGACGCGCTGCGCGCGCGCGACAAGGCGGCGCTGGCGCACGTGGTCAAGCGCTGCTGCGAGATCAAGGCCGATGTGGTGGCGCAGGACGAGCGCGAATCGGGGCTGCGCGCCATCCTCAACTTCGGCCACACCTTCGGCCATGCGATCGAGACCGGCATGGGCTATGGCGTGTGGCTGCACGGTGAGGGCGTGGCAGCGGGCATGGTGATGGCCGCCGAGCTGTCGCTGCGCCTGGGCCTGGTCGACGGCCGTTTCGTGCAGCGCCTGCGCGCACTGCTTGCGCGCGCCGGTCTGCCCACGCAGGCGCCGGTGCTCGATGCGCAGGACAATGCGGGGCGCTACCTGGAGCTGATGCGCGTGGACAAGAAGGCAGAGGCGGGCGAGATCCGCTTCGTGCTGATCGACGGCCCGGGCAGGGCGCTGGTGCGGCCGGCGCCGGACGCGCTGGTGCGCGAGGTCATTGACGCTTGCTGTGTGGCTTGA
- a CDS encoding Ig domain-containing protein, producing MKILKIAALSAASAIGLVACGGGGGSPGDTNTGYEITLRAERTQLPLNIDNVGPGIGVSAPYTTVLYVRATKNGTPIPGGEDIFGCTIAYGLSSGSLYYLDGKDEHMHEVKLPDGSTVKVPSPFRTIDLGANAGGNSFHFHAGDQAGTATIVCAVGDPSDKSNPSASIDITVGAATGRAASIRGVALTPVLTTQGNAINGATSTAIQARVLDDANQPVDGANMQVEIMGGSGAVGARLLAGPQSGGVVQVGTTAGVGLFSLSSGTQQGSIVLRLTTDRADGNVANGIQDPIVQTLVVIVSNQIATDPVTIAAATLPDAPYGVPYAYAFSASGGLAPYTWSVSGSLPAGMAMSSDGVLSGTPSGGMGGQFNFVVRVTDSQGKSASANVALKVGDPPVVPKLAIGGCTPGATCTLPPAEAGSSYSYTFFTTGGSGGTKTWQLMGSASGVTLDAATGKLDWAAPACPAAPAGTAPGPTVLVRVVAGSDIAEQSVKIPVTQAGGAACP from the coding sequence ATGAAAATTCTGAAGATTGCGGCCTTGTCGGCCGCCAGCGCGATCGGCCTGGTGGCCTGCGGCGGGGGTGGTGGCAGCCCCGGTGACACCAACACCGGCTATGAAATCACCTTGCGCGCCGAACGTACCCAGCTTCCGCTGAACATCGACAACGTCGGCCCGGGCATAGGCGTATCGGCGCCCTACACGACCGTGCTCTACGTGCGCGCGACCAAGAATGGCACCCCCATTCCCGGGGGAGAAGACATCTTTGGCTGCACCATCGCCTATGGCCTGTCGTCCGGGTCGCTGTATTACCTGGACGGCAAGGACGAGCACATGCACGAAGTGAAGCTGCCCGATGGCAGCACCGTCAAGGTACCCAGCCCCTTCCGTACGATTGATCTCGGCGCCAACGCCGGCGGCAATTCTTTCCACTTCCATGCGGGTGACCAGGCGGGCACGGCGACCATCGTATGCGCCGTGGGTGACCCGAGCGACAAGAGCAACCCCTCGGCCAGCATAGACATCACCGTGGGAGCAGCCACGGGGCGTGCCGCCAGCATCCGCGGCGTGGCACTGACCCCGGTGCTGACGACCCAGGGCAACGCCATCAATGGCGCAACCTCTACCGCAATCCAGGCGCGGGTGCTCGACGACGCCAACCAGCCCGTCGACGGCGCCAACATGCAGGTGGAGATCATGGGCGGCAGCGGCGCGGTCGGCGCCCGCTTGCTGGCCGGCCCGCAGTCGGGCGGGGTGGTTCAGGTCGGCACGACCGCGGGCGTCGGCTTGTTCAGCCTCTCCAGCGGCACGCAGCAAGGCAGCATCGTGCTGCGCCTGACGACCGACCGTGCCGATGGCAACGTGGCCAACGGCATCCAGGATCCGATCGTGCAGACGCTGGTCGTGATCGTGTCCAACCAGATCGCCACCGATCCGGTGACCATTGCCGCGGCCACCTTGCCCGATGCCCCCTACGGCGTGCCCTACGCCTATGCCTTCAGCGCCAGCGGCGGTCTGGCGCCCTACACTTGGTCGGTGTCCGGCAGCCTCCCTGCGGGAATGGCCATGAGCTCGGATGGCGTGCTCTCCGGCACGCCCAGCGGCGGCATGGGCGGGCAGTTCAACTTCGTGGTTCGCGTTACCGACAGCCAGGGCAAGAGTGCCAGTGCCAATGTGGCATTGAAGGTGGGTGACCCGCCCGTGGTGCCGAAGCTTGCGATTGGCGGCTGTACGCCGGGGGCAACCTGCACTCTGCCTCCTGCAGAGGCGGGCTCCTCATACAGTTATACGTTCTTCACCACCGGCGGTAGTGGTGGCACGAAGACGTGGCAGTTGATGGGCTCCGCGTCTGGAGTGACTTTGGACGCCGCGACAGGCAAGCTCGATTGGGCTGCGCCTGCGTGCCCAGCGGCTCCCGCCGGAACAGCCCCGGGGCCTACGGTGTTGGTGAGGGTAGTAGCTGGTAGTGACATTGCGGAGCAATCCGTGAAGATTCCAGTGACGCAAGCAGGCGGCGCGGCCTGCCCGTGA
- the pilQ gene encoding type IV pilus secretin PilQ translates to MMKRTTIHYSRAALVLGAALWGGLGISAAHAAGAIESVTGYVQGGAEVLRIELSEAPSQPPAGFAIQSPARIALDFPEVTNALGRSLVEINQGNLRTANVVQVGDRTRVVLNLKQATSYKTQLQDKTVLVSLDPVSSTSAASTSSSPALLAPTSSVASSEVTALRDLDFRRTTDGAGRVVLQLGSSEVGVDIQQQGKDLVLDIPHTSLPEGLRRRLDVTDFGTPVQTIAAEQRGERVRVTIKAVGDWDHSAYQSDQQFVVEVRAKKVDVNKLAQGPNYTGEKLSLNFQNIDVRSLLQVIADFTNFNIVTSDTVTGALTLRLKDVPWDQALQIIMDAKGLGMRKTGTVLWIAPKDEIDEREKKDLEAIKAKQGLEPLRSQAYQLNYAKATDLVGQLTGQSTAGGGGGGSGQNRFLSERGSVMAEPRTNQLFVTDIASKLEEVTKLLQSLDVPVRQVMIEARIVEARDTFGRSLGVRLGGGDLRAQKGGDGGYNLFGGNRLALGTNYSNATNSTGFGGPVDVSGNFVNLPAKLSGDTSPGSFALSIFNAAANRFLSLELSALEADGQGKIISSPRLITADQTKALIEQGTEYPYSVTAPNGATTIAFKKAVLKLEVSPQITPEGNIILNLDVNKDSRGEDTGQGVAIDTKHITTQVLVENGGTVVIGGIFEMEDTSQVNKVPFLGDVPIVGNLFKNTTKTAEKREMLVFITPKVISERGPIR, encoded by the coding sequence ATGATGAAGCGCACGACGATCCACTATTCGCGCGCTGCCTTGGTGCTCGGCGCAGCCCTGTGGGGCGGCCTGGGCATCTCGGCCGCACACGCTGCAGGGGCCATAGAGTCGGTTACCGGCTACGTCCAGGGCGGCGCCGAGGTGCTGCGCATCGAGCTGTCCGAAGCGCCCAGCCAGCCGCCGGCGGGCTTCGCGATCCAGAGCCCGGCGCGCATTGCGCTCGATTTCCCCGAGGTGACCAACGCGCTGGGCCGCTCGCTGGTCGAGATCAACCAGGGCAATCTGCGCACCGCCAACGTGGTGCAAGTGGGGGACCGCACCCGCGTGGTGCTCAACCTCAAGCAAGCCACGTCGTACAAGACGCAGCTGCAGGACAAGACCGTGCTGGTGTCGCTCGATCCGGTTTCCAGCACGAGCGCCGCAAGCACGTCGAGCTCGCCCGCGCTGCTTGCGCCGACGAGCAGCGTGGCCAGCTCCGAGGTCACCGCGCTCAGGGATCTTGATTTCCGGCGCACTACCGACGGGGCCGGTCGCGTGGTGTTGCAACTGGGCAGCAGCGAAGTCGGCGTGGATATCCAGCAGCAGGGCAAGGACCTGGTGCTCGACATACCGCACACCTCGCTGCCCGAGGGACTGCGCCGGCGCCTGGACGTCACCGATTTCGGCACCCCCGTGCAGACCATCGCGGCCGAGCAGCGCGGTGAGCGCGTGCGCGTCACGATCAAGGCCGTGGGCGACTGGGACCACAGCGCCTACCAGAGCGACCAGCAGTTCGTGGTGGAAGTGCGCGCCAAGAAGGTGGACGTCAACAAGCTCGCGCAGGGGCCGAACTACACGGGTGAGAAGCTCTCGCTGAACTTCCAGAACATCGACGTGCGCTCGCTGCTGCAGGTGATCGCCGATTTCACCAACTTCAACATCGTCACCTCCGACACCGTCACCGGCGCGCTGACCCTGCGCCTGAAGGACGTGCCCTGGGACCAGGCGCTGCAAATCATCATGGACGCCAAGGGCCTGGGCATGCGCAAGACCGGCACGGTGCTGTGGATCGCGCCCAAGGACGAGATCGACGAGCGCGAAAAGAAGGACCTCGAAGCCATCAAGGCCAAGCAGGGGCTGGAGCCACTGCGCTCGCAGGCCTACCAACTCAACTACGCCAAGGCGACCGATCTGGTCGGCCAGCTCACCGGCCAGTCGACTGCCGGCGGGGGCGGCGGGGGCTCGGGCCAGAACCGCTTCCTGTCCGAGCGCGGCAGCGTCATGGCCGAGCCGCGCACCAACCAGCTGTTCGTGACGGACATTGCCAGCAAGCTCGAAGAGGTCACCAAGCTGCTGCAGTCGCTGGACGTGCCGGTGCGCCAGGTGATGATCGAGGCGCGCATCGTCGAGGCGCGTGACACCTTCGGCCGCTCTCTGGGCGTGCGCCTGGGCGGCGGCGATCTGCGCGCGCAAAAGGGCGGTGACGGCGGCTACAACCTGTTTGGCGGCAACCGCCTTGCCCTGGGTACCAACTACAGCAATGCCACCAACTCCACCGGTTTCGGCGGCCCGGTGGACGTGAGCGGCAACTTCGTCAATCTGCCGGCCAAGCTGTCGGGCGACACCAGCCCCGGCTCCTTCGCGCTGTCCATCTTCAACGCCGCGGCCAACCGCTTCCTGTCGCTCGAGCTCTCGGCGCTGGAAGCCGACGGCCAGGGCAAGATCATCTCCAGCCCGCGCCTGATCACCGCCGACCAGACCAAGGCGCTGATCGAGCAGGGTACGGAATACCCGTATTCGGTCACCGCGCCCAATGGCGCGACCACCATCGCCTTCAAGAAGGCGGTGCTCAAGCTGGAGGTCTCGCCGCAGATCACGCCCGAGGGCAACATCATCCTGAACCTGGACGTCAACAAGGACAGCCGCGGCGAAGACACCGGCCAGGGCGTGGCCATAGACACCAAGCACATCACCACCCAGGTGCTGGTGGAAAACGGCGGCACCGTCGTCATCGGCGGCATCTTCGAGATGGAAGACACCAGCCAGGTCAACAAGGTGCCCTTCCTGGGCGACGTGCCCATCGTTGGGAACCTGTTCAAGAACACCACCAAGACCGCCGAGAAGCGCGAAATGCTGGTCTTCATCACGCCCAAGGTCATTTCCGAGCGCGGGCCGATACGTTGA
- a CDS encoding pilus assembly protein PilP produces MSSRTLIFGALCGGAIVLAGCQPAGQDDLRQWMADLRANTKPHVTPLKEPVEFSPQGYLAGDGIDPFNAQKLTQALRRDTQESAGNASLIAPELTRRKEPLEAYPLDTVTMVGSMVKSGKPTALVTVDKMLYQVQVGNYLGQNYGKIMAINETSMQVREIVQDQSGDWVERMTTLELQEGTGAKK; encoded by the coding sequence ATGAGCAGTCGTACCCTGATATTCGGCGCGCTGTGCGGTGGCGCCATCGTGCTTGCAGGCTGCCAGCCGGCGGGCCAGGACGATCTGCGTCAATGGATGGCCGACCTGCGCGCCAACACCAAGCCCCACGTCACGCCGCTCAAGGAGCCGGTCGAATTTTCTCCGCAGGGTTACCTGGCGGGCGACGGCATCGATCCGTTCAACGCGCAAAAGCTCACCCAGGCGCTGCGCCGCGACACGCAGGAGAGCGCGGGCAACGCCTCGCTGATCGCGCCCGAACTGACGCGCCGCAAGGAGCCGCTTGAAGCCTACCCGCTGGACACCGTGACCATGGTGGGCAGCATGGTCAAGAGCGGCAAGCCTACCGCGCTCGTGACAGTGGACAAGATGCTCTATCAGGTGCAAGTGGGCAATTATCTGGGTCAGAACTACGGAAAGATCATGGCCATCAACGAAACCAGCATGCAGGTGCGAGAGATAGTCCAGGATCAATCCGGCGATTGGGTGGAGCGCATGACGACGCTTGAGTTGCAAGAGGGAACAGGGGCAAAGAAATGA
- a CDS encoding type 4a pilus biogenesis protein PilO, whose product MATRNKNQGMDFAKLQADLGRQFQNLDPKDPSLWPVLPRVLLCVFIAVGVAALMWFVMLSDYQDELQAEQAKEQTLKDDYQKKLVKAVSLDLLKKQRAQIQQYVLQLEKQLPSKAEMPALLSDINQSGLGRSLQFELFRPGQIITRDYYAELPIAVRVTGRYHDMGEFAADVAKLSRIVTLNDLKIAPANDKDVGSGLRMDATARTFRYLDASEIEAQKQATAKGNKK is encoded by the coding sequence ATGGCCACGAGAAACAAGAACCAAGGGATGGATTTCGCCAAGCTGCAGGCGGATCTGGGGCGCCAGTTCCAGAACCTCGACCCCAAGGACCCCTCGCTGTGGCCGGTGCTGCCGCGCGTGCTGCTGTGCGTGTTCATCGCGGTCGGCGTGGCCGCGCTGATGTGGTTCGTGATGCTCTCGGACTACCAGGACGAGCTGCAGGCCGAACAAGCCAAGGAGCAGACGCTCAAGGACGACTACCAGAAGAAGCTGGTCAAGGCGGTGAGCCTCGATCTGCTCAAGAAGCAGCGCGCGCAGATACAGCAGTACGTGCTGCAGCTTGAAAAGCAGTTGCCCAGCAAGGCGGAAATGCCGGCCCTGCTGTCGGACATCAACCAGTCGGGCCTGGGTCGCAGTCTGCAGTTCGAGCTGTTCCGCCCGGGGCAGATCATCACGCGCGACTACTACGCCGAGCTGCCGATCGCGGTGCGCGTGACCGGTCGCTACCACGACATGGGTGAATTCGCGGCCGATGTGGCCAAGCTCTCGCGCATCGTCACCTTGAACGATCTGAAGATCGCGCCGGCCAACGACAAGGACGTGGGCTCGGGCCTGCGGATGGACGCGACCGCGCGCACCTTCCGCTACCTGGACGCGAGCGAGATCGAGGCGCAGAAGCAGGCCACGGCGAAGGGCAACAAGAAATGA
- a CDS encoding PilN domain-containing protein yields MILINLLPHREAARKRRRETFQALMLLSAIIGLAIAGAIYLWFQAAIDNQQARNNFIKSETAVLDKQISEIANIEEEITALRARQKAVEDLQADRNLPVHMLNELVLQLPDGVYLTSLSQTGQVVTLKGMAQSNERISEMLRNLSDNTPWFTKPQLAEIVAANISLSARDQRRVASFTLSFHLARSAEAKKAMEAANPAPRK; encoded by the coding sequence GTGATCCTGATCAACCTCCTTCCGCACCGCGAGGCCGCGCGCAAGCGCCGCCGCGAGACCTTCCAGGCGCTGATGCTGCTGTCGGCCATCATCGGCCTGGCGATCGCCGGCGCCATCTATCTGTGGTTTCAGGCGGCGATAGACAACCAGCAGGCGCGCAACAACTTCATCAAGAGCGAGACAGCCGTCCTCGACAAGCAGATCAGCGAGATCGCCAACATCGAGGAAGAAATCACCGCGCTGCGCGCGCGCCAGAAAGCGGTGGAAGACCTGCAGGCGGACCGCAACCTGCCGGTGCACATGCTCAATGAGCTGGTGCTGCAACTGCCCGACGGCGTCTATCTGACCAGCCTGTCGCAGACCGGGCAAGTCGTCACGCTCAAGGGCATGGCGCAGTCCAACGAGCGCATCTCCGAGATGCTGCGCAACCTCTCGGACAACACGCCCTGGTTCACCAAACCGCAGTTGGCGGAGATCGTCGCGGCGAACATCTCGCTGTCGGCGCGCGACCAGCGGCGCGTGGCCTCGTTCACGCTGAGCTTTCACCTGGCGCGCAGCGCCGAAGCCAAGAAGGCCATGGAAGCGGCCAACCCCGCCCCGAGGAAGTGA